One Falsarthrobacter nasiphocae DNA segment encodes these proteins:
- a CDS encoding DNA-directed RNA polymerase subunit beta', whose amino-acid sequence MSTESSFSLMRIGLATADQIRAWSHGEVKKPETINYRTLKPEKDGLFGEQIFGPSRDWECACGKYKRVRFKGIVCERCGVEVTRAKVRRERMGHIELAAPVTHIWYFKGVPSRLGYLLDLAPKDLEKVIYFAAYMVTSVDEESRHADLPNLQAEHDLERKNLESQRDADIAGIAQDLEKDLARLEGEGAKAPEKKKVRDQADKAMAQVRKRADAEIEKLDRVWDRFKNLKVADLEGDESLFRELRDRYGMYFEGSMGAEAIKKRLEGFDLAAESEILRDIIANGKGQRKTRALKRLKVVNSFLTTDNSPLGMVLEAVPVIPPELRPMVQLDGGRFATSDLNDLYRRVINRNNRLQRLLDLGAPEIIVNNEKRMLQEAVDSLFDNGRRGRPVTGPGNRPLKSLSDMLKGKQGRFRQNLLGKRVDYSGRSVIVVGPQLKLHQCGLPKQMALELFKPFVMKRLVDLNHAQNIKSAKRMVERYRPQVWDVLEEIITEHPVLLNRAPTLHRLGIQAFEPQLVEGKALQLHPLVCAAFNADFDGDQMAVHLPLSPEAQAEARVLMLSSNNILKPSDGKPVTLPSQDMIIGLHHLTTKREGALGEGRVFTSPAEAVMAHDAREIHLNAIVKIRIEGFVPSDEQPAPEGWEPGQPALITTSLGQVIFNETLPEDYPWFERVADKGSLSTLVNDLAERYPKVVTAQTLDNLKAAGFYWATRSGVTVAISDVAAPPSKPEIMAGYEERAAKVEREYENGLLAEDERRQELIDIWNKATADVAAAMEESFPKLNTVYRMVTSGARGNWNQIRQIAGIRGLVANPKGEIIPRPIKSSYREGLTVLEYFIATHGARKGLADTALRTANSGYLTRRLVDVSQDVIVREHDSGSTRGLTLPIAQQDAAGNWVLHENVETSVYARNLAKDVVAEDGTVLARRNDDVGVELIDKLFAAGIREVSVRSVLTSDSEVGISALDYGRSLATGKLVDIGEAVGIIAAQSIGEPGTQLTMRTFHTGGSASADDITQGLPRIQELFEARTPKGVAPIAEAAGRVTIEDGEKQMRIVITPDNGDEEIAYPVLRRSRLLVADGDSVEVGQQLVNGPVDPKQILRILGPRAAEKFLVDEVQGVYRSQGIGIHDKHVEVIVRQMLRRITVIDQGDTNLLPGELVDRARFMSENRRAVAEGKQPASGRPELMGITKASLATESWLSAASFQETTRVLTQAAMEGKSDPLLGLKENVIIGNLIPAGTGLERYNNVSVEPTEEAKSALYSAATAFPDFGYSGLDDSFAPEFHSVSLDDYSMGQDHA is encoded by the coding sequence ATGTCCACTGAATCCTCCTTCAGCCTGATGCGCATCGGCCTGGCCACCGCGGACCAGATCCGCGCATGGTCGCACGGCGAGGTCAAGAAGCCCGAGACCATCAACTACCGCACCCTCAAGCCCGAGAAGGACGGCCTGTTCGGCGAGCAGATCTTCGGCCCTTCCCGTGACTGGGAGTGCGCCTGCGGCAAGTACAAGCGCGTCCGCTTCAAGGGCATCGTCTGCGAGCGCTGCGGCGTCGAGGTGACCCGAGCCAAGGTCCGTCGCGAGCGCATGGGCCACATCGAGCTCGCCGCGCCCGTGACGCACATCTGGTACTTCAAGGGCGTCCCGTCGCGCCTCGGCTACCTCCTCGACCTCGCGCCGAAGGACCTTGAGAAGGTCATCTACTTCGCCGCGTACATGGTGACGAGCGTGGACGAGGAGTCGCGTCACGCGGACCTTCCGAACCTCCAGGCCGAGCACGATCTCGAGCGCAAGAACCTCGAGAGCCAGCGCGACGCCGACATCGCCGGGATCGCCCAGGATCTCGAGAAGGACCTGGCCCGCCTCGAGGGCGAGGGCGCCAAGGCGCCCGAGAAGAAGAAGGTCCGGGACCAGGCCGACAAGGCCATGGCGCAGGTGCGCAAGCGCGCCGATGCGGAGATCGAGAAGCTCGATCGCGTGTGGGACCGCTTCAAGAACCTCAAGGTCGCTGATCTTGAGGGCGACGAAAGCCTCTTCCGCGAGCTCCGTGACCGCTACGGCATGTACTTCGAGGGCTCCATGGGCGCCGAGGCCATCAAGAAGCGCCTTGAGGGCTTCGACCTGGCCGCCGAGTCCGAGATCCTCCGCGACATCATCGCCAACGGCAAGGGGCAGCGGAAGACCCGTGCGCTCAAGCGCCTCAAGGTCGTCAACTCGTTCCTCACGACCGACAACAGCCCGCTGGGCATGGTCCTCGAGGCCGTTCCGGTGATCCCGCCGGAGCTGCGCCCGATGGTTCAGCTCGACGGCGGCCGTTTCGCGACGAGCGACCTCAACGACCTCTACCGTCGTGTCATCAACCGCAACAACCGCCTTCAGCGTCTGCTCGATCTCGGGGCCCCCGAGATCATCGTCAACAACGAGAAGCGCATGCTGCAGGAAGCCGTTGACTCGCTGTTCGACAACGGCCGTCGCGGCCGCCCCGTCACGGGCCCCGGCAACCGTCCGCTCAAGTCGCTCTCTGACATGCTCAAGGGCAAGCAGGGCCGCTTCCGCCAGAACCTCCTCGGCAAGCGCGTCGACTACTCGGGCCGTTCGGTCATCGTCGTCGGCCCGCAGCTCAAGCTGCACCAGTGCGGCCTGCCGAAGCAGATGGCGCTCGAGCTCTTCAAGCCCTTCGTCATGAAGCGACTCGTGGACCTCAACCACGCGCAGAACATCAAGTCCGCGAAGCGGATGGTCGAGCGCTACCGCCCGCAGGTCTGGGATGTCCTCGAAGAGATCATCACGGAGCACCCGGTGCTGCTCAACCGCGCGCCCACGCTTCACCGCCTCGGCATCCAGGCGTTCGAGCCGCAGCTCGTCGAGGGCAAGGCCCTGCAGCTGCACCCGCTCGTCTGCGCGGCGTTCAACGCTGACTTCGACGGCGACCAGATGGCCGTGCACCTGCCGCTCTCCCCGGAGGCGCAGGCTGAGGCACGCGTGCTCATGCTCTCCTCGAACAACATCCTCAAGCCGTCCGACGGCAAGCCGGTCACCCTGCCCTCGCAGGATATGATCATCGGCCTGCACCACCTGACGACGAAGCGCGAGGGTGCGCTGGGCGAGGGACGCGTGTTCACGTCCCCCGCCGAGGCTGTCATGGCGCACGACGCCCGCGAGATCCACCTCAACGCGATCGTCAAGATCCGCATCGAGGGCTTCGTTCCGTCTGACGAGCAGCCTGCTCCCGAGGGCTGGGAGCCGGGTCAGCCCGCTCTCATCACGACGTCTCTCGGCCAGGTCATCTTCAACGAGACGCTCCCCGAGGACTACCCGTGGTTCGAGCGCGTCGCCGACAAGGGCTCGCTCTCGACCCTCGTCAACGACCTCGCAGAGCGCTACCCGAAGGTCGTCACGGCGCAGACGCTCGACAACCTGAAGGCCGCCGGCTTCTACTGGGCCACGCGCTCGGGCGTCACCGTGGCCATCTCCGACGTCGCGGCACCCCCGTCGAAGCCGGAGATCATGGCGGGCTACGAAGAGCGCGCCGCGAAGGTGGAGCGCGAGTACGAGAACGGTCTTCTCGCTGAGGATGAGCGCCGTCAGGAGCTCATCGACATCTGGAACAAGGCCACTGCCGATGTCGCGGCGGCGATGGAGGAGAGCTTCCCGAAGCTCAACACCGTCTACCGCATGGTGACGTCCGGCGCGCGTGGCAACTGGAACCAGATCCGCCAGATTGCCGGCATCCGCGGCCTCGTGGCCAACCCGAAGGGCGAGATCATTCCGCGCCCGATCAAGTCCTCCTACCGTGAGGGCCTGACCGTTCTCGAGTACTTCATCGCCACCCACGGCGCCCGCAAGGGCCTCGCGGACACGGCTCTGCGTACCGCCAACTCGGGTTACCTCACGCGTCGTCTCGTCGACGTCTCGCAGGACGTCATTGTTCGCGAGCACGACAGCGGCTCGACGCGCGGCCTCACGCTGCCGATCGCGCAGCAGGATGCGGCAGGCAACTGGGTGCTCCACGAGAACGTCGAGACGAGCGTCTACGCGCGCAACCTCGCGAAGGATGTCGTGGCGGAGGACGGAACGGTCCTGGCTCGCCGCAATGACGACGTCGGAGTCGAGCTCATCGACAAGCTCTTCGCCGCCGGAATCCGCGAGGTGTCGGTCCGCTCGGTCCTGACCTCGGACTCCGAGGTGGGCATCTCCGCCCTCGACTACGGCCGCTCGCTCGCGACTGGCAAGCTCGTGGACATTGGAGAGGCCGTGGGCATCATCGCGGCTCAGTCCATCGGTGAGCCTGGCACGCAGCTGACCATGCGTACGTTCCACACGGGCGGCTCCGCCTCCGCGGACGACATCACGCAGGGTCTTCCCCGAATCCAGGAGCTCTTCGAAGCGCGTACGCCGAAGGGTGTCGCCCCGATCGCCGAGGCCGCTGGCCGCGTGACGATCGAGGACGGCGAGAAGCAGATGCGCATCGTCATCACGCCGGACAACGGCGATGAGGAGATCGCGTACCCCGTGCTCCGTCGTTCGCGCCTGCTCGTGGCGGACGGGGACTCGGTCGAGGTCGGGCAGCAGCTCGTCAACGGCCCGGTGGATCCCAAGCAGATCCTCCGCATCCTCGGCCCGCGCGCCGCGGAGAAGTTCCTCGTCGACGAGGTCCAGGGCGTCTACCGCTCGCAGGGCATCGGCATCCACGACAAGCACGTCGAGGTCATCGTGCGCCAGATGCTTCGCCGCATCACGGTCATCGACCAGGGCGACACGAACCTTCTCCCGGGCGAGCTCGTGGACCGGGCGCGCTTCATGTCCGAGAACCGCCGGGCGGTGGCCGAGGGCAAGCAGCCTGCGTCCGGCCGTCCGGAGCTCATGGGCATCACCAAGGCCTCGCTCGCGACTGAGTCGTGGCTTTCGGCGGCATCCTTCCAGGAGACCACTCGCGTCCTCACGCAGGCCGCGATGGAGGGCAAGAGCGACCCGCTGCTCGGCCTCAAGGAGAACGTCATCATCGGTAACCTCATCCCGGCCGGCACTGGCCTGGAGCGTTACAACAACGTCTCCGTGGAGCCGACGGAGGAGGCCAAGTCCGCGCTGTACTCGGCGGCGACGGCCTTCCCCGACTTCGGTTACTCGGGGCTGGATGACTCCTTCGCCCCCGAGTTCCACTCGGTGAGCCTGGATGACTACTCGATGGGTCAGGATCACGCCTAG
- the fusA gene encoding elongation factor G encodes MAQDVLTDLSKVRNIGIMAHIDAGKTTTTERILFYTGVNHKIGETHDGASTTDWMEQEKERGITITSAAVTCFWNGNQINIIDTPGHVDFTVEVERSLRVLDGAVAVFDGKEGVEPQSETVWRQADKYEVPRICFVNKMDKLGADFYFTVDTIIKRLGAKPLVMQLPIGAENDFIGVVDLLSMKALVWPGDAKGDVTMGAAYETREIPEDLQEKAEEYRAALVEAVAESSDELMDKYLEGEEISVEELKAGIRKMVINSEIYPVFCGSAFKNRGVQPMLDAVIDYLPSPVDVPAMIGHDPKDESIELTRKPSEDEPFSALAFKIAAHPFFGQLNFIRVYSGTLESGAQVLNSTKQKRERVGKLFQMHANKENPVPDLHAGHIYAVIGLKDTTTGDTLCDPQNPIVLESMTFPDPVIFVAIEPKTKGDQEKLSTAIQKLSAEDPTFTVNQNEETGQTEIGGMGELHLDILVDRMRREFRVEANVGKPQVAYRETIKKRVEKVDYTHKKQTGGSGQFAKVQVTFEPLETTEEVFYEFENAVTGGRVPREYIPSVDAGIQDAMQLGVLAGYPMVGVKAILIDGAYHDVDSSEMAFKIAGSQVFKEGVRRANPVLLEPVMAVEVRTPEEYMGDVIGDLNSRRGQIASMEDAAGVKVIRASVPLSEMFGYIGDLRSKTQGRAVYSMTFETYAEVPKAVADEIIQKARGE; translated from the coding sequence GTGGCACAGGACGTGCTTACCGACCTTTCGAAGGTCCGCAATATCGGCATCATGGCCCACATCGATGCCGGCAAGACGACGACGACGGAACGCATCCTGTTCTACACGGGTGTCAACCACAAGATCGGTGAGACGCACGACGGTGCTTCGACGACCGACTGGATGGAGCAGGAGAAGGAGCGCGGCATCACGATCACCTCGGCCGCGGTGACCTGCTTCTGGAACGGCAACCAGATCAACATCATTGACACCCCGGGCCACGTGGACTTCACGGTCGAGGTTGAGCGCTCGCTGCGCGTCCTCGACGGCGCCGTTGCCGTCTTCGACGGCAAGGAAGGCGTTGAGCCGCAGTCCGAGACTGTCTGGCGCCAGGCCGACAAGTACGAAGTTCCCCGCATCTGCTTCGTCAACAAGATGGACAAGCTCGGCGCTGACTTCTACTTCACCGTCGACACGATCATCAAGCGCCTCGGCGCCAAGCCGCTCGTCATGCAGCTGCCCATCGGCGCTGAGAACGACTTCATCGGCGTCGTCGACCTCCTCTCGATGAAGGCCCTCGTGTGGCCTGGCGACGCCAAGGGCGACGTCACCATGGGTGCCGCCTACGAGACCCGCGAGATCCCCGAGGATCTCCAGGAGAAGGCTGAAGAGTACCGCGCAGCCCTCGTCGAGGCCGTCGCCGAGTCCTCCGATGAGCTCATGGACAAGTACCTTGAGGGCGAGGAGATCTCGGTCGAGGAGCTCAAGGCCGGCATCCGCAAGATGGTCATCAACTCGGAGATCTACCCGGTCTTCTGTGGCTCGGCGTTCAAGAACCGCGGCGTGCAGCCGATGCTCGATGCTGTCATCGACTACCTGCCCTCCCCGGTCGACGTGCCCGCCATGATCGGTCACGACCCCAAGGACGAGTCCATCGAGCTCACGCGCAAGCCGAGCGAGGATGAGCCGTTCTCCGCTCTTGCGTTCAAGATCGCGGCACACCCGTTCTTCGGCCAGCTCAACTTCATCCGCGTGTACTCCGGCACGCTCGAGTCCGGCGCCCAGGTGCTCAACTCGACGAAGCAGAAGCGCGAGCGCGTTGGCAAGCTCTTCCAGATGCACGCCAACAAGGAGAACCCGGTTCCGGACCTCCACGCTGGCCACATCTACGCGGTCATCGGCCTCAAGGACACGACCACGGGCGACACCCTCTGCGACCCGCAGAACCCCATCGTCCTCGAGTCCATGACGTTCCCGGACCCCGTGATTTTCGTGGCCATCGAGCCGAAGACGAAGGGTGACCAGGAGAAGCTCTCGACCGCCATCCAGAAGCTCTCCGCTGAGGACCCCACGTTCACGGTCAACCAGAACGAGGAGACCGGCCAGACCGAGATCGGCGGCATGGGCGAGCTTCACCTCGACATCCTTGTCGATCGCATGCGTCGTGAGTTCCGCGTCGAGGCCAACGTCGGCAAGCCGCAGGTCGCCTACCGCGAGACGATCAAGAAGCGCGTCGAGAAGGTCGACTACACGCACAAGAAGCAGACCGGCGGTTCTGGCCAGTTCGCTAAGGTGCAGGTCACGTTCGAGCCCCTCGAGACCACCGAAGAGGTGTTCTACGAGTTCGAGAACGCTGTCACGGGTGGCCGCGTTCCGCGTGAGTACATCCCGTCGGTGGACGCCGGCATCCAGGACGCCATGCAGCTCGGTGTCCTCGCTGGCTACCCGATGGTCGGCGTCAAGGCGATCCTCATCGACGGCGCGTACCACGACGTCGACTCCTCGGAAATGGCGTTCAAGATCGCCGGCTCCCAGGTGTTCAAGGAAGGCGTCCGCCGTGCCAACCCCGTGCTCCTTGAGCCGGTCATGGCCGTCGAGGTCCGCACGCCGGAGGAGTACATGGGCGACGTCATCGGCGACCTGAACTCCCGCCGAGGCCAGATCGCGTCGATGGAAGACGCCGCTGGCGTCAAGGTCATCCGCGCCTCTGTGCCGCTGTCCGAGATGTTCGGCTACATCGGCGACCTGCGTTCCAAGACGCAGGGCCGCGCCGTGTACTCGATGACCTTCGAGACCTACGCTGAGGTTCCGAAGGCCGTGGCCGACGAGATCATCCAGAAGGCTCGCGGCGAGTAA
- a CDS encoding neutral/alkaline non-lysosomal ceramidase N-terminal domain-containing protein, producing MPLWLRHGQATQPAQKPSPSTPAAPAEKPAPADADATQRPSGPAAHQREEPRPQATAPQFNVGRGIADITSEPAEVGFMGYGDGRQKGQGVHMRQFARAFAVQDARTGRKQVVVVADMLAVFDSVRQGVLERLRARLGAQYGEANVLLTATHTHSATGGYSWHNLYNVTTNGYHPKSYNAVVGGIVESIVRADRDLAPGEVTFSRSELRGASVNRSREAFEKNRADLKRRLPNGVDPSSVTMRFEREGRTDALLNWFSVHGTSLPTENRLLSTDNKGYAEYLTERGRRGVDYLASGRPSMVAAFSSGAAGDASPNLWLRPGQGPTSDSFENMRILGTRQADAVEQQLSAPGTPLTQGGIDSRITYVNMNGAVVRPEYSGTGRSERTCAGALGGPFGAGSTEDGGGGLPVFAEGAGKNPLASFLSSYLHVANPKLVACQKNKQILLATGDMKWSQTNVPIQVMRIGDRYVVGLPSEVTAASALVVKDAVADRIGVSADNVIIQGLSNAYAHYVTTPEEYSAQHYEGGATLFGRHQLAAYAQTAADLAAAMKGGRSVPLGQKPVNRSRAMGESLSGKVLYDLPTHGRYGKELRRPAASVARGQLVSAQFSGAHPNNDLRTGASYMFVERQERGRWVKVADDTDFATRFVWTRFLAARSKVDLQWTVPADARPGVYRFRYEGAARDGAGRISPIRGTSSHFVVR from the coding sequence TTGCCGCTCTGGCTTCGGCACGGACAGGCCACGCAGCCCGCACAGAAGCCGTCGCCGTCCACCCCTGCGGCGCCCGCCGAGAAGCCTGCGCCGGCGGACGCGGATGCAACGCAGCGCCCCTCAGGCCCGGCGGCCCACCAGAGAGAAGAGCCGCGCCCGCAGGCCACCGCGCCCCAGTTCAACGTCGGTCGAGGCATTGCGGACATCACCTCAGAGCCGGCGGAGGTCGGTTTCATGGGATACGGAGACGGGCGCCAGAAGGGGCAGGGCGTTCACATGCGCCAGTTCGCGAGGGCCTTCGCCGTTCAGGATGCTCGGACCGGGCGCAAGCAGGTCGTCGTCGTTGCCGACATGCTGGCCGTCTTCGATTCGGTGCGCCAGGGCGTTCTCGAGCGCCTGCGCGCGCGCCTGGGAGCGCAGTACGGCGAGGCGAACGTGCTTCTGACGGCGACGCACACCCACTCGGCGACGGGCGGCTACTCGTGGCACAACCTCTACAACGTCACGACGAACGGCTACCACCCCAAGTCGTACAACGCAGTCGTCGGCGGGATCGTCGAGTCGATCGTCAGGGCGGACCGAGACCTGGCCCCAGGCGAGGTGACCTTCTCCCGCTCCGAGCTGAGGGGGGCGAGCGTCAACCGCTCCCGCGAGGCGTTCGAGAAGAACCGGGCCGACCTCAAGCGCAGGCTCCCCAACGGCGTGGACCCGTCCTCGGTGACCATGCGCTTCGAGCGGGAGGGGCGGACGGACGCCCTGCTGAACTGGTTCTCCGTGCATGGAACGAGCCTGCCCACTGAGAACCGTCTCCTCTCCACGGACAACAAGGGCTACGCCGAGTACCTGACTGAGCGCGGCCGGCGAGGCGTGGACTACCTGGCCTCCGGGCGCCCCTCCATGGTCGCCGCCTTCTCGTCTGGCGCCGCTGGAGATGCGAGCCCCAACCTCTGGCTCCGCCCCGGACAGGGCCCCACGAGCGACTCCTTCGAGAACATGCGGATTCTCGGCACTCGCCAGGCCGACGCCGTGGAGCAGCAGCTGTCTGCCCCGGGCACGCCCCTGACGCAGGGTGGGATCGACTCTCGGATCACGTACGTCAACATGAATGGCGCCGTCGTCCGCCCCGAATACTCAGGCACCGGCAGGAGCGAGCGCACGTGCGCGGGCGCCTTGGGAGGCCCGTTCGGGGCCGGGAGCACAGAGGACGGCGGGGGCGGTCTGCCAGTCTTCGCGGAGGGTGCGGGAAAGAACCCGCTCGCCAGCTTCCTCTCGTCCTATCTCCATGTCGCGAACCCGAAGCTCGTCGCATGCCAGAAGAACAAGCAGATTCTTCTGGCGACCGGCGACATGAAGTGGTCGCAGACCAATGTGCCCATCCAGGTCATGCGCATTGGGGACAGGTACGTGGTGGGGTTGCCGTCTGAGGTCACGGCCGCGTCCGCCCTTGTCGTCAAGGACGCGGTGGCCGACAGGATCGGCGTGAGCGCCGACAACGTCATCATCCAGGGCCTCTCCAACGCCTACGCCCACTACGTCACCACGCCCGAGGAGTACTCGGCGCAGCACTACGAGGGCGGTGCCACGCTCTTCGGTCGGCATCAGCTGGCGGCCTATGCGCAGACTGCGGCTGACCTCGCCGCGGCCATGAAGGGCGGCCGCTCCGTCCCGCTGGGACAAAAGCCTGTCAACAGGTCCCGAGCCATGGGGGAGTCCCTGAGCGGCAAGGTCCTCTACGACCTGCCGACTCACGGCCGGTACGGCAAGGAGCTGCGCCGCCCCGCCGCCTCCGTCGCCCGGGGGCAGCTCGTGTCCGCTCAGTTCTCTGGGGCTCACCCCAACAACGACCTGCGCACAGGCGCGTCCTACATGTTCGTGGAGCGCCAGGAGAGAGGCCGGTGGGTCAAGGTCGCTGACGACACGGACTTCGCCACCCGGTTCGTCTGGACGCGCTTCCTCGCCGCGCGAAGCAAGGTGGACCTCCAGTGGACTGTGCCGGCCGATGCTCGGCCCGGCGTCTATCGGTTCCGGTACGAGGGCGCCGCGAGGGACGGCGCCGGACGGATCTCGCCCATCCGCGGGACCTCCAGCCATTTCGTCGTCCGCTAG
- the rpsJ gene encoding 30S ribosomal protein S10, producing MAGQKIRIRLKSYDHEVIDVSARKIVETVTRAGATVVGPVPLPTEKNVYCVIRSPHKYKDSREHFEMRTHKRLIDIVDPTPKAVDSLMRLDLPADVNIEIKL from the coding sequence ATGGCGGGACAGAAGATCCGCATCCGGCTGAAGTCGTATGACCACGAGGTCATTGACGTTTCGGCCCGGAAGATCGTTGAGACGGTCACGCGTGCAGGCGCAACGGTTGTGGGACCGGTTCCCCTTCCGACGGAGAAGAACGTGTACTGCGTTATCCGTTCGCCGCACAAGTACAAGGACAGCCGCGAACACTTTGAGATGCGCACGCACAAGCGCCTCATCGACATCGTGGACCCGACGCCCAAGGCAGTCGATTCGCTCATGCGTCTCGACCTCCCCGCGGACGTCAACATCGAGATCAAGCTGTAG
- the rpsG gene encoding 30S ribosomal protein S7, producing the protein MPRKGPAPKRPLVNDPVYGSPLVTQLINKVLVDGKKSTAERIVYGALEGVANKSGGDAVAILKKAMDNVRPTLEVRSRRVGGATYQVPVEVKPGRATALALRWLVGYSKARREKTMTERLMNELLDASNGLGAAVKRREDTHKMAESNKAFAHYRW; encoded by the coding sequence ATGCCTCGTAAGGGTCCTGCTCCGAAGCGTCCCCTCGTCAACGACCCGGTCTACGGATCGCCGCTCGTGACGCAGCTCATCAACAAGGTCCTCGTCGACGGCAAGAAGTCGACGGCCGAGCGCATCGTCTACGGTGCACTCGAGGGCGTTGCCAACAAGTCCGGCGGCGACGCTGTGGCCATCCTCAAGAAGGCCATGGACAACGTCCGCCCGACCCTCGAGGTCCGCTCCCGTCGCGTCGGCGGCGCGACCTACCAGGTCCCCGTCGAGGTCAAGCCGGGCCGCGCCACGGCGCTCGCCCTCCGCTGGCTCGTCGGCTACTCGAAGGCTCGCCGCGAGAAGACGATGACCGAGCGTCTCATGAACGAGCTGCTCGACGCCTCCAACGGCCTGGGCGCCGCTGTGAAGCGCCGCGAGGACACGCATAAGATGGCCGAGTCCAACAAGGCCTTCGCGCACTACCGCTGGTAG
- the rpsL gene encoding 30S ribosomal protein S12 — MPTIQQLVRKGRTPKVVKTKAPALKGSPMRRGVCTRVYTTTPKKPNSALRKVARVRLNGGIEVTAYIPGVGHNLQEHSIVLVRGGRVKDLPGVRYKIIRGALDTQGVKDRRQARSRYGAKKVK; from the coding sequence GTGCCTACTATTCAGCAGCTGGTCCGCAAGGGCCGCACGCCGAAGGTCGTCAAGACCAAGGCGCCCGCGCTCAAGGGCAGCCCCATGCGCCGCGGCGTGTGCACCCGTGTTTACACGACGACCCCGAAGAAGCCGAACTCGGCTCTCCGCAAGGTCGCTCGCGTTCGCCTCAACGGCGGCATCGAGGTCACCGCGTACATCCCGGGCGTCGGCCACAACCTCCAGGAGCACTCCATCGTGCTCGTCCGCGGCGGCCGCGTGAAGGACCTCCCCGGTGTTCGCTACAAGATCATCCGCGGCGCGCTTGACACCCAGGGTGTCAAGGACCGTCGCCAGGCACGCAGCCGCTACGGCGCGAAGAAGGTGAAGTAA
- the tuf gene encoding elongation factor Tu — protein MAKAKFERNKPHVNIGTIGHVDHGKTTLTAAISKVLADKYPDLNEQRDFGSIDSAPEERQRGITINISHVEYQTEKRHYAHVDAPGHADYIKNMITGAAQMDGAILVVAATDGPMAQTREHVLLARQVGVPYLLVALNKADMVEDEELLDLVEMEVRELLSSQEFDGDNAPVIRVSGLKALEGDPTWVKSVEDLMEAVDENIPDPVRDRDKPFLMPIEDVFTITGRGTVVTGRAERGTLAINSEVEIVGIRPIQKTTVTGIEMFHKQLDEAWAGENCGLLLRGLKRDDVERGQVVVKPGSITPHTNFEANVYILSKDEGGRHNPFYSNYRPQFYFRTTDVTGVITLPEGTEMVMPGDNTEMSVELIQPIAMEEGLGFAIREGGRTVGSGRVTKIVK, from the coding sequence GTGGCTAAGGCAAAGTTCGAGCGGAACAAGCCGCACGTGAACATCGGCACCATCGGTCACGTCGACCACGGCAAGACGACGCTGACGGCTGCCATTTCCAAGGTGCTCGCGGACAAGTACCCCGATCTCAACGAGCAGCGCGACTTCGGCTCGATTGACTCGGCACCGGAAGAGCGCCAGCGCGGCATCACCATCAACATCTCCCACGTCGAGTACCAGACGGAGAAGCGCCACTACGCGCACGTTGATGCGCCGGGTCACGCTGACTACATCAAGAACATGATCACGGGTGCCGCCCAGATGGACGGCGCAATCCTCGTGGTTGCCGCGACGGACGGCCCCATGGCCCAGACGCGCGAGCACGTTCTCCTCGCTCGCCAGGTTGGCGTTCCCTACCTCCTCGTCGCGCTCAACAAGGCCGACATGGTGGAGGACGAGGAGCTCCTCGACCTCGTCGAGATGGAAGTTCGTGAGCTTCTCTCCTCGCAGGAGTTCGACGGCGACAACGCTCCCGTCATCCGCGTCTCGGGCCTGAAGGCCCTCGAGGGCGACCCGACCTGGGTCAAGTCCGTCGAGGACCTCATGGAGGCTGTTGACGAGAACATCCCCGATCCCGTGCGTGACCGCGACAAGCCGTTCCTCATGCCGATCGAGGACGTCTTCACGATCACCGGTCGTGGAACGGTCGTCACGGGCCGCGCCGAGCGCGGTACCCTCGCCATCAACTCCGAGGTCGAGATCGTCGGCATCCGCCCGATCCAGAAGACCACGGTCACCGGTATCGAGATGTTCCACAAGCAGCTCGACGAGGCGTGGGCCGGCGAGAACTGTGGCCTCCTCCTCCGTGGTCTCAAGCGCGACGATGTCGAGCGTGGCCAGGTTGTCGTGAAGCCGGGTTCCATCACCCCGCACACGAACTTCGAGGCCAACGTGTACATCCTCTCCAAGGATGAGGGCGGGCGTCACAACCCGTTCTACTCGAACTACCGTCCGCAGTTCTACTTCCGCACCACGGACGTCACCGGCGTCATCACGCTGCCCGAGGGCACCGAGATGGTCATGCCTGGCGACAACACCGAGATGTCGGTCGAGCTCATCCAGCCGATCGCCATGGAAGAGGGCCTCGGCTTCGCCATCCGCGAGGGTGGCCGCACCGTTGGCTCGGGCCGCGTCACCAAGATCGTCAAGTAG